From Cyclopterus lumpus isolate fCycLum1 chromosome 2, fCycLum1.pri, whole genome shotgun sequence, a single genomic window includes:
- the gpd2 gene encoding glycerol-3-phosphate dehydrogenase, mitochondrial isoform X1, which yields MAFRKALKQTVIIGGGSLVTVFGLSQLIEYKKTQHGLARLARVAAEAELRVPFADELPTRQAQLAALQDPEEFDVLVVGGGATGAGCALDAVTRNLKTALVERNDFSSGTSSRSTKLIHGGVRYLQKAIMQLDYEQYMMVKEALHERANLLEIAPHLSAPLPIMLPVYKWWQLPYYWAGIKMYDLVAGVHNLKSSYVLSKNKALEHFPMLKKDKLVGAIVYYDGQHNDARMNLAIALSSARYGAAIANYTEVVRLLKTTDPQTGEEKVCGARCRDVITGQEFDVKAKCVINATGPFTDSLRKMDNQETKNICQPSAGVHIVIPGYYSPDNMGLLDPSTSDGRVIFFLPWEKMTIAGTTDSPTSVTAHPIPGEDDINFILREIRNYLSPDVEVRRGDVLAAWSGIRPLVTDPNSKDTQSICRNHIVSISDSGLVTIAGGKWTTYRSMAEETLDAAVKTHCLSAGPCKTVGLMLEGAKGWTPTLYIRLVQDYGLENEVAQHLASTYGGKAFDVAKMAQVTGQRWPIVGKRLVSEFPYIEGEVLYAIKEYACTAIDVIARRTRLGFLNVQAADEALPRIVQIMGKELEWSEEQRTAELEAARKFLYQEMGYRSRSEQLTKTSEINLDNQEVARYKKRFHKFDKESKGFITTVDVQQVLESINVHIDENALHEILNEVDLNKNGQVEIDEFMQLMSAVKKGQVSDSRLAMLMKTAEETLNKRGPVTVDRSGGGF from the exons ATGGCGTTCAGGAAGGCTCTGAAACAGACGGTGATCATCGGCGGCGGGTCTCTCGTTACCGTTTTTGGCCTTTCACAGCTGATCGAGTACAAGAAGACACAG CATGGATTG GCTCGGTTGGCCCGCGTGGCGGCGGAAGCAGAGCTGAGGGTGCCCTTCGCCGACGAGCTGCCCACTCGGCAGGCGCAGCTCGCGGCGCTGCAGGACCCGGAGGAGTTTGACGTCCTGGTCGTTGGGGGAGGGGCCACGGGGGCAGGATGTGCCTTAGACGCCGTCACGCGCA ACCTCAAGACTGCTCTCGTGGAGAGGAACGACTTCTCTTCGGGGACGAGCAGTCGGAGCACCAAGCTGATCCACGGCGGAGTCCGCTATCTCCAGAAGGCCATCATGCAGTTGGACTACGAGCAG TACATGATGGTGAAGGAGGCCCTCCACGAGCGAGCCAACCTCCTGGAGATTGCACCTCACCTGTCTGCACCACTACCCATCATGCTTCCTGTGTACAA ATGGTGGCAGTTGCCTTACTACTGGGCGGGGATCAAGATGTACGATCTGGTCGCCGGGGTCCATAACCTGAAGAGCAGCTACGTCCTCAGTAAGAACAAGGCCTTGGAGCACTTCCCCATGCTGAAGAAGGACAAGCTGGTGGGAGCCATCGTCTACTATGACG gGCAGCACAATGACGCCCGTATGAACCTGGCCATCGCCCTCAGCTCCGCCCGCTACGGCGCCGCCATTGCAAACTACACCGAGGTGGTGCGCCTGTTGAAGACGACGGACCCGCAGACCGGCGAGGAGAAGGTGTGTGGCGCCCGCTGCAGGGATGTCATCACAG gaCAGGAGTTTGACGTGAAGGCCAAGTGTGTGATCAACGCCACCGGACCGTTCACCGACTCCTTGAGGAAGATGGACAACCAGGAAACCAAAAACATCTGCCAGCCCAGCGCCGGTGTTCACATCGTCATCCCCGGTTACTACAG CCCCGACAACATGGGTCTGCTCGATCCGTCCACAAGTGACGGACGCGTCATCTTCTTCCTGCCCTGGGAGAAGATGACCATCGCCGGGACGACCGACTCGCCCACCAGTGTGACGGCCCACCCGATCCCGGGGGAGGACGACATCAACTTCATCCTGAGGGAGATCCGCAACTACCTCAGCCCCGACGTGGAAG TGCGCCGAGGAGACGTGTTGGCGGCATGGAGCGGCATCCGTCCCCTGGTGACCGACCCCAACTCCAAGGACACTCAGTCCATCTGTAGGAACCACATCGTCAGCATCAGCGACAGCGGACTGGTCACCATCGCCG GTGGGAAGTGGACCACCTACAGATCCATGGCCGAAGAGACGCTGGATGCAGCCGTCAAGACCCACTGCCTGTCTGCGGGGCCCTGCAAGACCGTAGGTCTGATGCTGGAGGGAGCCAAGGGCTGGACGCCGACCCTCTACATCCGCCTGGTGCAGGACTACGGACTGGAGAACGAG gtcGCTCAGCATCTGGCCTCCACGTACGGCGGAAAGGCCTTTGACGTGGCCAAGATGGCTCAGGTCACCGGACAAAGGTGGCCGATCGTGGGGAAGAGACTGGTGTCCGAGTTCCCTTACATCGAGGGCGAG GTGCTGTACGCCATTAAGGAGTACGCCTGCACGGCCATCGACGTCATCGCCCGGCGCACGCGCCTGGGCTTCCTGAACGTGCAGGCGGCCGATGAAGCCCTCCCCCGCATCGTGCAGATCATGGGGAAGGAGCTGGAGTGGAGCGAGGAGCAGAGGACG GCCGAGCTGGAAGCAGCCAGGAAGTTTTTGTACCAGGAGATGGGCTACAGGTCTCGCTCCGAACAGCTGACCAAAACGTCCGAGATCAACCTGGACAACCAGGAAGTGGCCAG GTACAAGAAGCGCTTCCACAAGTTCGACAAAGAGAGCAAAGGATTCATCACGACCGTCGACGTCCAGCAAGTCCTGGAA aGCATCAACGTCCACATTGATGAAAATGCACTCCATGAAATCCTCAATGAGGTGGACCTCAACAAGAACGGACAAGTGGAAATTGACGAGTTCATGCAG CTGATGAGCGCGGTGAAGAAGGGACAGGTGTCCGACAGCCGCCTGGCCATGCTGATGAAAACGGCCGAGGAAACGCTGAATAAAAGAGGGCCAGTGACGGTAGACCGGAGCGGGGGTGGATTCTGA
- the gpd2 gene encoding glycerol-3-phosphate dehydrogenase, mitochondrial isoform X2, translating into MAFRKALKQTVIIGGGSLVTVFGLSQLIEYKKTQARLARVAAEAELRVPFADELPTRQAQLAALQDPEEFDVLVVGGGATGAGCALDAVTRNLKTALVERNDFSSGTSSRSTKLIHGGVRYLQKAIMQLDYEQYMMVKEALHERANLLEIAPHLSAPLPIMLPVYKWWQLPYYWAGIKMYDLVAGVHNLKSSYVLSKNKALEHFPMLKKDKLVGAIVYYDGQHNDARMNLAIALSSARYGAAIANYTEVVRLLKTTDPQTGEEKVCGARCRDVITGQEFDVKAKCVINATGPFTDSLRKMDNQETKNICQPSAGVHIVIPGYYSPDNMGLLDPSTSDGRVIFFLPWEKMTIAGTTDSPTSVTAHPIPGEDDINFILREIRNYLSPDVEVRRGDVLAAWSGIRPLVTDPNSKDTQSICRNHIVSISDSGLVTIAGGKWTTYRSMAEETLDAAVKTHCLSAGPCKTVGLMLEGAKGWTPTLYIRLVQDYGLENEVAQHLASTYGGKAFDVAKMAQVTGQRWPIVGKRLVSEFPYIEGEVLYAIKEYACTAIDVIARRTRLGFLNVQAADEALPRIVQIMGKELEWSEEQRTAELEAARKFLYQEMGYRSRSEQLTKTSEINLDNQEVARYKKRFHKFDKESKGFITTVDVQQVLESINVHIDENALHEILNEVDLNKNGQVEIDEFMQLMSAVKKGQVSDSRLAMLMKTAEETLNKRGPVTVDRSGGGF; encoded by the exons ATGGCGTTCAGGAAGGCTCTGAAACAGACGGTGATCATCGGCGGCGGGTCTCTCGTTACCGTTTTTGGCCTTTCACAGCTGATCGAGTACAAGAAGACACAG GCTCGGTTGGCCCGCGTGGCGGCGGAAGCAGAGCTGAGGGTGCCCTTCGCCGACGAGCTGCCCACTCGGCAGGCGCAGCTCGCGGCGCTGCAGGACCCGGAGGAGTTTGACGTCCTGGTCGTTGGGGGAGGGGCCACGGGGGCAGGATGTGCCTTAGACGCCGTCACGCGCA ACCTCAAGACTGCTCTCGTGGAGAGGAACGACTTCTCTTCGGGGACGAGCAGTCGGAGCACCAAGCTGATCCACGGCGGAGTCCGCTATCTCCAGAAGGCCATCATGCAGTTGGACTACGAGCAG TACATGATGGTGAAGGAGGCCCTCCACGAGCGAGCCAACCTCCTGGAGATTGCACCTCACCTGTCTGCACCACTACCCATCATGCTTCCTGTGTACAA ATGGTGGCAGTTGCCTTACTACTGGGCGGGGATCAAGATGTACGATCTGGTCGCCGGGGTCCATAACCTGAAGAGCAGCTACGTCCTCAGTAAGAACAAGGCCTTGGAGCACTTCCCCATGCTGAAGAAGGACAAGCTGGTGGGAGCCATCGTCTACTATGACG gGCAGCACAATGACGCCCGTATGAACCTGGCCATCGCCCTCAGCTCCGCCCGCTACGGCGCCGCCATTGCAAACTACACCGAGGTGGTGCGCCTGTTGAAGACGACGGACCCGCAGACCGGCGAGGAGAAGGTGTGTGGCGCCCGCTGCAGGGATGTCATCACAG gaCAGGAGTTTGACGTGAAGGCCAAGTGTGTGATCAACGCCACCGGACCGTTCACCGACTCCTTGAGGAAGATGGACAACCAGGAAACCAAAAACATCTGCCAGCCCAGCGCCGGTGTTCACATCGTCATCCCCGGTTACTACAG CCCCGACAACATGGGTCTGCTCGATCCGTCCACAAGTGACGGACGCGTCATCTTCTTCCTGCCCTGGGAGAAGATGACCATCGCCGGGACGACCGACTCGCCCACCAGTGTGACGGCCCACCCGATCCCGGGGGAGGACGACATCAACTTCATCCTGAGGGAGATCCGCAACTACCTCAGCCCCGACGTGGAAG TGCGCCGAGGAGACGTGTTGGCGGCATGGAGCGGCATCCGTCCCCTGGTGACCGACCCCAACTCCAAGGACACTCAGTCCATCTGTAGGAACCACATCGTCAGCATCAGCGACAGCGGACTGGTCACCATCGCCG GTGGGAAGTGGACCACCTACAGATCCATGGCCGAAGAGACGCTGGATGCAGCCGTCAAGACCCACTGCCTGTCTGCGGGGCCCTGCAAGACCGTAGGTCTGATGCTGGAGGGAGCCAAGGGCTGGACGCCGACCCTCTACATCCGCCTGGTGCAGGACTACGGACTGGAGAACGAG gtcGCTCAGCATCTGGCCTCCACGTACGGCGGAAAGGCCTTTGACGTGGCCAAGATGGCTCAGGTCACCGGACAAAGGTGGCCGATCGTGGGGAAGAGACTGGTGTCCGAGTTCCCTTACATCGAGGGCGAG GTGCTGTACGCCATTAAGGAGTACGCCTGCACGGCCATCGACGTCATCGCCCGGCGCACGCGCCTGGGCTTCCTGAACGTGCAGGCGGCCGATGAAGCCCTCCCCCGCATCGTGCAGATCATGGGGAAGGAGCTGGAGTGGAGCGAGGAGCAGAGGACG GCCGAGCTGGAAGCAGCCAGGAAGTTTTTGTACCAGGAGATGGGCTACAGGTCTCGCTCCGAACAGCTGACCAAAACGTCCGAGATCAACCTGGACAACCAGGAAGTGGCCAG GTACAAGAAGCGCTTCCACAAGTTCGACAAAGAGAGCAAAGGATTCATCACGACCGTCGACGTCCAGCAAGTCCTGGAA aGCATCAACGTCCACATTGATGAAAATGCACTCCATGAAATCCTCAATGAGGTGGACCTCAACAAGAACGGACAAGTGGAAATTGACGAGTTCATGCAG CTGATGAGCGCGGTGAAGAAGGGACAGGTGTCCGACAGCCGCCTGGCCATGCTGATGAAAACGGCCGAGGAAACGCTGAATAAAAGAGGGCCAGTGACGGTAGACCGGAGCGGGGGTGGATTCTGA
- the LOC117744061 gene encoding nuclear receptor subfamily 4 group A member 2-like, with amino-acid sequence MPCVQTQCGSSPQGASPASQSVGGERSCDFLTPEFVKFSMDLTNSEISAATSGPSFGPLGDTYGAGYDVKPPCLFQMPVQGELPCVKVEDAHGCPRYQPNQHHPQQSDELLSSPGSVYYYRSPSPHTPITSNFQTPPGHIWDDSGSLYSFRQDYLAAAAAAAHRKNTLSRFSLFSLKHAQHGSQSLSTCRMKFDGSLHVSMNLDGAGAHPQLNSPGGLGSPSHEKQPAVGFPHPLQFAHGHHFMDYQTSCAPSRGPLSAEGLCAVCGDNAACQHYGVRTCEGCKGFFKRTVQKNAKYVCLAAKSCPVDKRRRNRCQYCRFQKCLVVGMVKEVVRTAGLKGRRGRLPSKPKTPPDSSPPVSTLLSVLVRAHVESNPPPSRFDYFKLKESPAGDDVQHVRQFYDLLTRSMEVIRGWAQKIPGFTSLLKHDQDLLFYSAFLELFVLRLSYRSNPEEGKLVFCDGSAWHRLQCLRGFGEWIDSIVEFSASLQRMNLDVSTFSCICTLALVTERHGLKEQKKVEELQNNIVKCLKDADGLSDCWSNHLSRLLEKLRELRTLCIQGLQRIFYLKLEDLVPPPAVIDKLFLDTLPF; translated from the exons ATGCCGTGCGTCCAGACCCAGTGCGGCTCCTCTCCACAAGGAGCCAGTCCGGCCTCTCAGAGCGTCGGCGGAGAGCGCAGCTGCGACTTCCTCACCCCGGAGTTTGTCAAGTTCAGCATGGACCTTACCAACAGTGAGATCTCAGCTGCCACGTCGGGTCCGAGCTTTGGCCCTTTGGGTGACACTTATGGCGCCGGGTACGACGTGAAGCCCCCGTGTCTCTTCCAAATGCCGGTACAGGGAGAGCTCCCGTGCGTCAAGGTGGAGGATGCGCACGGGTGTCCGCGGTATCAGCCGAATCAGCATCACCCGCAGCAGTCCGACGAACTTCTATCCTCCCCCGGCTCCGTTTATTATTACCGCTCCCCGTCGCCGCACACCCCCATCACATCCAACTTTCAAACTCCACCGGGACATATATGGGATGACTCCGGCTCTCTGTACAGTTTTCGACAAGACTATTTGGCGGCGGCGGCTGCGGCGGCGCACAGGAAAAACACACTCTCCAGATTCTCGCTGTTTTCACTCAAACACGCGCAACACGGAAGCCAGAGTTTGTCCACCTGCCGAATGAAATTTGACGGATCGCTCCACGTGTCCATGAATCTGGACGGAGCCGGAGCGCATCCGCAGCTGAACAGCCCCGGAGGTTTGGGCTCCCCTTCCCACGAAAAGCAGCCCGCAGTGGGATTTCCTCACCCGCTACAGTTCGCCCACGGTCACCACTTTATGGACTACCAGACTTCTTGTGCTCCGAGCCGAGGACCGCTGAGCGCGGAGGGGCTGTGCGCGGTGTGCGGTGATAACGCAGCCTGCCAGCACTACGGAGTGCGCACCTGCGAGGGCTGCAAGGGCTTCTTCAAG CGCACGGTACAAAAAAATGCCAAGTACGTGTGTTTGGCTGCTAAAAGCTGCCCGGTGGACAAACGCAGGAGGAACCGATGTCAATATTGTCGCTTCCAGAAGTGTCTCGTAGTGGGAATGGTCAAAGAAG TGGTGAGGACGGCCGGCTTGAAAGGTCGACGGGGTCGCCTGCCGTCCAAACCTAAAACCCCTCCGGACTCGTCGCCTCCCGTCAGCACCCTCCTGAGCGTGCTCGTCAGGGCGCACGTGGAATCGAACCCTCCTCCTTCTCGCTTCGACTACTTCAAA CTCAAGGAGAGTCCAGCGGGGGACGACGTTCAGCATGTGCGGCAGTTTTATGACCTCTTGACCCGATCGATGGAGGTCATTCGAGGTTGGGCACAGAAGATCCCGGGCTTTACGTCTCTCCTCAAACACGACCAAGACCTCCTCTTCTACTCGGCTTTCCTGGAGCTCTTTGTTTTGCGATTGTCGTACAG GTCCAACCCAGAGGAAGGGAAGCTGGTCTTCTGCGACGGGTCAGCATGGCACCGCCTCCAGTGCCTGCGGGGCTTCGGGGAGTGGATCGACAGCATCGTTGAGTTCTCCGCCAGCCTGCAGAGAATGAACCTGGATGTGTCCACCTTCTCCTGCATATGCACACTGGCCCTGGTCACCG AGCGACACGGGCTGAAGGAGCAGAAAAaagtggaggagctgcagaacaACATCGTCAAGTGCTTGAAGGATGCCGACGGCCTATCGGACTGCTGGTCCAACCACTTGTCCAGACTTTTGGAAAAGCTGCGTGAACTTCGCACCCTGTGCATCCAAGGCCTGCAGAGGATTTTCTATTTGAAGCTGGAGGATTTGGTGCCGCCGCCTGCGGTGATAGATAAGTTATTCCTCGATACGCTGCCGTTTTAG
- the gpd2 gene encoding glycerol-3-phosphate dehydrogenase, mitochondrial isoform X3 — MAFRKALKQTVIIGGGSLVTVFGLSQLIEYKKTQHGLARLARVAAEAELRVPFADELPTRQAQLAALQDPEEFDVLVVGGGATGAGCALDAVTRNLKTALVERNDFSSGTSSRSTKLIHGGVRYLQKAIMQLDYEQYMMVKEALHERANLLEIAPHLSAPLPIMLPVYKWWQLPYYWAGIKMYDLVAGVHNLKSSYVLSKNKALEHFPMLKKDKLVGAIVYYDGQHNDARMNLAIALSSARYGAAIANYTEVVRLLKTTDPQTGEEKVCGARCRDVITGQEFDVKAKCVINATGPFTDSLRKMDNQETKNICQPSAGVHIVIPGYYSPDNMGLLDPSTSDGRVIFFLPWEKMTIAGTTDSPTSVTAHPIPGEDDINFILREIRNYLSPDVEVRRGDVLAAWSGIRPLVTDPNSKDTQSICRNHIVSISDSGLVTIAGGKWTTYRSMAEETLDAAVKTHCLSAGPCKTVGLMLEGAKGWTPTLYIRLVQDYGLENEVAQHLASTYGGKAFDVAKMAQVTGQRWPIVGKRLVSEFPYIEGEVLYAIKEYACTAIDVIARRTRLGFLNVQAADEALPRIVQIMGKELEWSEEQRTAELEAARKFLYQEMGYRSRSEQLTKTSEINLDNQEVARYKKRFHKFDKESKGFITTVDVQQVLESINVHIDENALHEILNEVDLNKNGQVEIDEFMQRRQTADERGEEGTGVRQPPGHADENGRGNAE; from the exons ATGGCGTTCAGGAAGGCTCTGAAACAGACGGTGATCATCGGCGGCGGGTCTCTCGTTACCGTTTTTGGCCTTTCACAGCTGATCGAGTACAAGAAGACACAG CATGGATTG GCTCGGTTGGCCCGCGTGGCGGCGGAAGCAGAGCTGAGGGTGCCCTTCGCCGACGAGCTGCCCACTCGGCAGGCGCAGCTCGCGGCGCTGCAGGACCCGGAGGAGTTTGACGTCCTGGTCGTTGGGGGAGGGGCCACGGGGGCAGGATGTGCCTTAGACGCCGTCACGCGCA ACCTCAAGACTGCTCTCGTGGAGAGGAACGACTTCTCTTCGGGGACGAGCAGTCGGAGCACCAAGCTGATCCACGGCGGAGTCCGCTATCTCCAGAAGGCCATCATGCAGTTGGACTACGAGCAG TACATGATGGTGAAGGAGGCCCTCCACGAGCGAGCCAACCTCCTGGAGATTGCACCTCACCTGTCTGCACCACTACCCATCATGCTTCCTGTGTACAA ATGGTGGCAGTTGCCTTACTACTGGGCGGGGATCAAGATGTACGATCTGGTCGCCGGGGTCCATAACCTGAAGAGCAGCTACGTCCTCAGTAAGAACAAGGCCTTGGAGCACTTCCCCATGCTGAAGAAGGACAAGCTGGTGGGAGCCATCGTCTACTATGACG gGCAGCACAATGACGCCCGTATGAACCTGGCCATCGCCCTCAGCTCCGCCCGCTACGGCGCCGCCATTGCAAACTACACCGAGGTGGTGCGCCTGTTGAAGACGACGGACCCGCAGACCGGCGAGGAGAAGGTGTGTGGCGCCCGCTGCAGGGATGTCATCACAG gaCAGGAGTTTGACGTGAAGGCCAAGTGTGTGATCAACGCCACCGGACCGTTCACCGACTCCTTGAGGAAGATGGACAACCAGGAAACCAAAAACATCTGCCAGCCCAGCGCCGGTGTTCACATCGTCATCCCCGGTTACTACAG CCCCGACAACATGGGTCTGCTCGATCCGTCCACAAGTGACGGACGCGTCATCTTCTTCCTGCCCTGGGAGAAGATGACCATCGCCGGGACGACCGACTCGCCCACCAGTGTGACGGCCCACCCGATCCCGGGGGAGGACGACATCAACTTCATCCTGAGGGAGATCCGCAACTACCTCAGCCCCGACGTGGAAG TGCGCCGAGGAGACGTGTTGGCGGCATGGAGCGGCATCCGTCCCCTGGTGACCGACCCCAACTCCAAGGACACTCAGTCCATCTGTAGGAACCACATCGTCAGCATCAGCGACAGCGGACTGGTCACCATCGCCG GTGGGAAGTGGACCACCTACAGATCCATGGCCGAAGAGACGCTGGATGCAGCCGTCAAGACCCACTGCCTGTCTGCGGGGCCCTGCAAGACCGTAGGTCTGATGCTGGAGGGAGCCAAGGGCTGGACGCCGACCCTCTACATCCGCCTGGTGCAGGACTACGGACTGGAGAACGAG gtcGCTCAGCATCTGGCCTCCACGTACGGCGGAAAGGCCTTTGACGTGGCCAAGATGGCTCAGGTCACCGGACAAAGGTGGCCGATCGTGGGGAAGAGACTGGTGTCCGAGTTCCCTTACATCGAGGGCGAG GTGCTGTACGCCATTAAGGAGTACGCCTGCACGGCCATCGACGTCATCGCCCGGCGCACGCGCCTGGGCTTCCTGAACGTGCAGGCGGCCGATGAAGCCCTCCCCCGCATCGTGCAGATCATGGGGAAGGAGCTGGAGTGGAGCGAGGAGCAGAGGACG GCCGAGCTGGAAGCAGCCAGGAAGTTTTTGTACCAGGAGATGGGCTACAGGTCTCGCTCCGAACAGCTGACCAAAACGTCCGAGATCAACCTGGACAACCAGGAAGTGGCCAG GTACAAGAAGCGCTTCCACAAGTTCGACAAAGAGAGCAAAGGATTCATCACGACCGTCGACGTCCAGCAAGTCCTGGAA aGCATCAACGTCCACATTGATGAAAATGCACTCCATGAAATCCTCAATGAGGTGGACCTCAACAAGAACGGACAAGTGGAAATTGACGAGTTCATGCAG CGACGACAAACAG CTGATGAGCGCGGTGAAGAAGGGACAGGTGTCCGACAGCCGCCTGGCCATGCTGATGAAAACGGCCGAGGAAACGCTGAATAA